In the genome of Aspergillus luchuensis IFO 4308 DNA, chromosome 2, nearly complete sequence, one region contains:
- the PMA1 gene encoding plasma-membrane proton-efflux P-type ATPase (COG:P;~EggNog:ENOG410PFW2;~InterPro:IPR018303,IPR023298,IPR023299,IPR001757, IPR004014,IPR036412,IPR006534,IPR008250,IPR023214;~PFAM:PF00122,PF00690,PF00702;~TransMembrane:10 (i108-134o140-159i290-309o321-349i683-706o712-733i754-776o791-811i823-844o856-874i);~go_component: GO:0016021 - integral component of membrane [Evidence IEA];~go_function: GO:0000166 - nucleotide binding [Evidence IEA];~go_function: GO:0008553 - proton-exporting ATPase activity, phosphorylative mechanism [Evidence IEA];~go_process: GO:0120029 - proton export across plasma membrane [Evidence IEA]), with the protein MSFTYPKDMDTEHEYEEKISREAKAPADIHNDEGEEEEEDIDTLIVELESVDGGAELNTQESHQTGRLRPIADNLLQTDPMTGLDETEAILRRKRFGSNEMKEEKENLALKFVSFFVGPVQFVMEAAAVLAAYLRDWVDLGVICGLLLLNASVGFVQDFQAGSIVKELKKSLALRAVVLRDGKMADVDAAELVPGDIVKVDEGTIIPADGKVMTNSPIQVDQSSVTGESLAVDKHKGDVCYASSTVKRGYARILITATGNWTSVGRAAALVNAASTGTGHFTEVLHGISIVLLVLVVITLIVVWVSSFYRSNNTTTILEFTLAITMIGVPVGLPAVVTTTMAVGAAYLAKKRAIVQKLSAIESLAGVEILCSDKTGTLTKNKLSLTEPYTVAGVNPEDLMLTACLAASRKKKGMDAIDRAFFKALNEYPDAKTMLPQFKVLDFSPFDPVSKKVTAVVQSPQGERITCVKGSPLFVLKTVQQDHQIEEDIEQTYKNKVAEFATRGFRSLGVARKCGDGAWEILGIMPCSDPPRHDTAKTIKEAQTLGLSIKMLTGDAVGIARETSRQLGLGTNVYNAERLGLGGGGTMSGSEVYDFVEAADGFAEVFPEHKYNVVDILQQRGYLVAMTGDGVNDAPSLKKADTGIAVEGSSDAARSAADIVFLAPGLSAIIDALKTSRQIFHRMYAYVVYRIALSLHLEIFLGFWIATRNESLNLQLVVFIAIFADIATLAIAYDTAPFSKTPVKWNLPKLWGMSILLGIVLAVGTWITLTTILTAGENGGIMQDYGKRDEVLFLEISLTENWLIFITRSDGAFWASKRPSWKLIGAIAAVDLVATCFCVFGWFAGGPTSWPTILRIYVFSFGVFCIMGGLYYLLQGSKSFDNIMHGKSPVRTAKQRSIEDFMVMMQRVSSQHVTSSLKGMESGQVTRGV; encoded by the exons ATGTCCTTTACTTACCCCAAGGACATGGACACCGAGCATGAGtatgaagaaaagatatcGAGAGAGGCGAAAGCACCGGCCGACATCCATAACgatgaaggtgaagaagaagaagaagacattgaCACTCTCATCGTTGAGTTGGAGTCCGTGGATGGCGGTGCGGAACTAAATACACAGGAGAGCCATCAAACCGGTCGACTCCGCCCTATCGCGGATAACCTACTTCAGACAGATCCCATGACAGGCCTTGATGAAACTGAGGCAATCCTCCGTCGCAAAAGATTTGGCTCCaatgagatgaaggaggagaaagaaaacctCGCACTGAAATTCGTGTCATTCTTTGTTGGACCCGTGCAGTTTGTTATGGAG GCTGCAGCCGTATTAGCTGCTTACCTCCGAGACTGGGTAGACCTAGGGGTTATCTGTGGCCTCCTCTTGCTCAATGCGTCTGTGGGATTTGTCCAGGATTTTCAGGCTGGGTCTATTGTCAAGGAGCTAAAGAAATCACTAGCGCTCAGGGCTGTTGTGTTGCGGGATGGCAAGATGGCAGATGTCGATGCAGCTGAACTGGTCCCTGGAGACATAGTGAAAGTCGACGAG GGCACTATAATCCCTGCAGATGGCAAAGTGATGACCAATTCACCTATTCAAGTCGATCAATCTTCTGTGACGGGCGAGTCGCTGGCAGTCGACAAGCACAAAGGAGATGTATGTTACGCATCATCTACCGTGAAGCGCGGCTACGCCCGAATTCTCATTACAGCTACTGGCAACTGGACATCTGTAGGACGTGCTGCGGCGCTGGTCAATGCTGCGTCAACAGGCACCGGTCACTTCACTGAAGTCCTCCATGGTATTAGTATTgtcctccttgtccttgtcgtCATAACCTTGATTGTTGTCTGGGTATCGTCATTCTACCGTTCAAACAACACAACAACTATCCTTGAGTTCACCCTGGCCATCACTATGATAGGTGTTCCGGTAGGCTTGCCAGCTGTCGTTACAACCACGATGGCCGTTGGTGCAGCATATCtggcaaagaaaagagcGATTGTTCAGAAGCTCTCTGCCATTGAATCACTCGCCGGAGTCGAGATACTTTGTTCTGACAAAACCGGCACGTTGACAAAGAATAAACTATCATTGACAGAGCCATACACGGTAGCTGGAGTCAATCCTGAGGACCTTATGCTCACAGCATGCTTAGCTGCttccagaaagaagaagggtatGGATGCCATCGACAGAGCTTTCTTCAAGGCCTTGAACGAGTACCCAGACGCCAAAACGATGCTCCCGCAGTTCAAGGTGCTCGATTTCTCCCCATTTGACCCGGTCTCGAAAAAGGTCACGGCAGTAGTACAATCTCCCCAGGGTGAACGAATCACTTGTGTCAAGGGATCCCCTTTGTTTGTACTGAAGACAGTCCAGCAGGATCATCAGATAGAGGAGGATATTGAACAGACATACAAGAACAAAGTGGCAGAGTTTGCAACTCGTGGGTTCCGCTCGCTCGGCGTGGCTCGGAAGTGCGGTGATGGCGCGTGGGAGATCTTGGGTATAATGCCTTGTTCAGATCCTCCACGACATGATACTGCAAAGACTATCAAGGAAGCGCAGACCCTGGGGCTTTCTATTAAAATGCTGACTGGAGATGCTGTCGGAATCGCGCGCGAAACTTCACGGCAGCTAGGATTGGGCACAAATGTCTACAATGCAGAGCGCCTTGGgctcggtggtggaggaacaaTGTCCGGGTCTGAAGTTTACGACTTCGTCGAAGCTGCCGATGGATTCGCAGAGGTCTTCCCCGAGCACAAGTACAACGTGGTGGACATCTTACAACAGCGCGGATATTTGGTTGCCATGACTGGCGACGGAGTCAACGACGCTCCATCACTCAAGAAAGCTGATACTGGAATTGCAGTGGAAGGTTCCTCAGATGCTGCGCGGTCAGCGGCTGATATTGTGTTTCTCGCTCCCGGCTTGTCTGCGATCATTGATGCTTTGAAGACCTCGCGCCAGATCTTCCACCGCATGTACGCTTACGTGGTATATAGGATTGCACTTTCGCTACACTTGGAGATCTTTCTGGGATTCTGGATAGCCACCAGGAACGAAAGCCTTAACCTGCAGCTTGTGGTATTCATCGCCATCTTTGCCGATATTGCGACGCTGGCGATTGCCTATGACACTGCTCCATTCTCTAAGACTCCTGTAAAATGGAACCTTCCGAAACTTTGGGGGATGTCTATCCTTCTCGGTATTGTACTCGCCGTAGGCACATGGATCACTCTCACTACAATTCTTACTGCTGGGGAAAATGGTGGCATAATGCAAGACTACGGGAAGCGAGATGAGGTTTTGTTCCTGGAAATCTCGCTGACAGAGAACTGGCTCATCTTCATAACCCGATCAGATGGGGCTTTTTGGGCTTCGAAACGGCCATCCTGGAAACTAATAGGAGCTATTGCAGCTGTGGATCTCGTGGCAACCTGCTTCTGCGTATTTGGCTGGTTTGCTGGTGGACCAACCTCGTGGCCTACAATCCTCCGCATCTACGTTTTCTCCTTTGGGGTATTCTGCATAATGGGTGGTCTGTATTATCTGCTACAGGGCTCCAAGAGCTTCGACAACATTATGCATGGCAAGAGTCCCGTGAGAACCGCTAAGCAACGTTCTATCGAAGATTTCA tGGTTATGATGCAACGTGTATCTTCGCAGCATGTGACAAGCTCGCTGAAAGGTATGGAGAGTGGTCAAGTCACCCGTGGTGTGTAG